Proteins from a genomic interval of Musa acuminata AAA Group cultivar baxijiao chromosome BXJ1-9, Cavendish_Baxijiao_AAA, whole genome shotgun sequence:
- the LOC135593059 gene encoding putative glucose-6-phosphate 1-epimerase, with amino-acid sequence MSGEKPPVEFCKGVNGLEKVVLREVRGSSAEVYLYGGHVTSWKNDHGEELLFLSTKAIFKPPKAIRGGIPICFPQFGSHGNLEQHGFARNRLWSIDSDPPPFPTVSSNKAFIDLIFKPSEDDLKLWPHSYEFRLRITLGPGGDLMLTSRIRNTDGKPFSFTFAYHTYFSVSDISEVRVEGLETLDYLDNLKAKERFTEQGDAITFESEVDKIYLGTPSKIAILDHEKKRTFVLRKDGLPDAVVWNPWEKKAKSMADFGDDEYKHVLCVEAAAIEKPITLKPGEEWKGRLELSTVPSSYRSGQLDPQRVLQG; translated from the exons ATGTCGGGCGAGAAGCCACCGGTAGAGTTCTGCAAAGGCGTGAATGGCCTCGAGAAGGTCGTGCTCAGGGAGGTCCGCGGGAGCTCGGCCGAG GTGTATTTGTATGGTGGTCATGTGACTTCTTGGAAAAATGACCATGGGGAGGAGTTGCTCTTTCTCAGCACTAAG GCCATTTTCAAGCCTCCAAAAGCTATACGCGGAGGCATTCCGATATGCTTTCCTCAA TTTGGGAGCCATGGAAATCTTGAACAGCATGGCTTTGCAAGGAATAGGCTTTGGAGTATCGATTCTGATCCTCCTCCTTTTCCTACAGTTAGCTCCAATAAAGCTTTCATTGATTTGATCTTTAAACCTAGTGAAGATGATCTTAAGTTATGGCCTCATAG TTATGAATTCCGTTTAAGGATTACACTAGGGCCTGGAGGAGATCTAATGCTGACGTCACGCATTAGAAATACTGATGGAAAGCCATTCTCCTTCACATTTGCCTACCACACTTATTTTTCTGTTTCTGATATCAG TGAAGTTCGAGTTGAAGGGCTGGAGACGCTTGATTACCTTGACAACCTAAAAGCCAAGGAACGTTTCACAGAACAAGGAGATGCAATTACTTTTGAGTCTGAA GTGGACAAGATCTATTTGGGGACACCGAGCAAAATAGCAATTCTAGATCATGAAAAAAAACGAACCTTTGTCTTGCGGAAAGATGGGCTTCCAGATGCAG tgGTATGGAATCCTTGGGAGAAGAAGGCCAAATCCATGGCGGATTTTGGCGATGATGAATACAAGCATGTGCTATGTGTGGAGGCTGCAGCTATTGAGAAGCCCATCACTCTGAAACCTGGCGAGGAATGGAAGGGAAGGCTGGAGCTATCTACTGTTCCTTCCAGTTACCGCAGTGGGCAGCTGGATCCTCAAAGGGTGCTTCAAGGATGA